In Oceaniferula flava, one genomic interval encodes:
- a CDS encoding AraC family transcriptional regulator — protein MTPAEEIREAFFHRLDRPLLTEQLFDQVPDIAFFIKDHLGRYVAANNTLVKRCGQEDKDAIIGKTAEELFPAPLGGAYTKQDQLVLKTARSITGQLELHLYPDGHEGWCLTYKEPILDKDKMIIGVSGISRDLHSSLQHGDGLTTISKVLSYIREHIDQPLRLPDLAEMAGLSVYQLDQRIRALYQMSAGQCITRARIDAACHMLITTGKSISNIALESGYSDQSAFTRQFKQTTGLTPKAYRDRRRNS, from the coding sequence ATGACACCTGCCGAGGAAATCAGAGAAGCCTTTTTCCACAGGCTCGACCGTCCGTTACTCACTGAGCAACTGTTTGATCAGGTGCCAGATATCGCATTTTTCATCAAGGATCACCTTGGTCGTTACGTCGCAGCGAACAACACTCTCGTAAAGCGCTGCGGCCAGGAAGACAAGGATGCCATCATCGGCAAAACCGCCGAGGAATTATTCCCCGCCCCTCTCGGTGGAGCTTACACCAAGCAAGATCAACTCGTGCTCAAGACGGCACGCAGCATCACCGGCCAGCTGGAACTTCACCTCTATCCAGACGGCCACGAAGGCTGGTGCCTCACCTACAAAGAGCCCATTCTCGATAAGGATAAAATGATCATCGGGGTCTCCGGTATCTCGCGCGATCTCCATTCTTCGCTGCAGCATGGCGATGGGCTCACTACCATCTCCAAAGTGCTCAGCTACATTCGCGAGCACATCGATCAGCCGCTCCGCTTACCGGACTTGGCAGAAATGGCCGGGCTCTCGGTCTATCAGCTGGATCAGCGCATTCGCGCCCTCTATCAGATGTCCGCAGGCCAGTGCATCACTCGTGCCCGCATCGATGCCGCCTGCCACATGCTGATCACCACCGGCAAAAGCATCTCTAACATTGCTCTGGAGTCCGGCTACTCGGATCAGTCAGCCTTCACGCGTCAGTTCAAACAAACGACTGGGCTCACCCCCAAGGCCTACCGAGATCGCCGGCGGAACAGCTAG
- a CDS encoding NAD(P)/FAD-dependent oxidoreductase, producing MEKKSDSVVVVGAGIIGLCTAYSLLKAGRAVTIIDREGDSQTSCSYGNAGMVVPSHFIPLAAPGIIAKGLRWLANPEGPFYIRPRMSMDLVRWCRLFSQHATAKHVDASCELIRDLNLESRRLFTELAKDLEVELVEKGLLMLCNSEKTLHEEAEVAEMANRLGVGAEVCDAARLKELDKGIQMDVKGGVWFKDDCHMDPATMVTSLRAKVKAMGAEFMIGAEVSGLSKGSNGMVKLEGVDLPDDQEIVLACGAWSGELMKTMGHRMPMQAGKGYSLTMKNPRELPELCSILCEAKVAVTPMGGALRFGGTMEICGNDLSVNPRRVHGIVKSVSHYFPNFQESDFAGIEPWAGLRPCSPDGLPYIGRVAGSANLTVASGHSMMGLSMGPVTGQVVAEILTSNTPPLDIRKLDPLRFN from the coding sequence ATGGAAAAGAAGTCGGACAGCGTTGTCGTGGTGGGGGCTGGGATCATTGGTCTCTGCACAGCTTACAGTCTGTTGAAGGCTGGGCGGGCCGTGACGATCATTGATCGCGAGGGCGACTCCCAGACGAGCTGCTCCTACGGTAATGCTGGTATGGTAGTGCCCAGCCATTTCATCCCGCTGGCCGCACCAGGGATCATCGCCAAAGGTCTGCGTTGGCTAGCCAATCCAGAGGGGCCGTTTTACATTCGCCCGCGCATGAGCATGGATCTGGTGCGCTGGTGCCGCTTATTTTCCCAACACGCCACCGCCAAACATGTCGATGCCAGCTGCGAGCTGATCCGTGATTTGAACTTGGAAAGTCGTCGCTTGTTCACCGAGCTGGCGAAGGACCTGGAGGTGGAGCTCGTTGAAAAAGGTCTCCTAATGCTGTGCAATTCTGAGAAAACACTGCACGAAGAAGCCGAAGTGGCTGAAATGGCCAACCGTCTGGGCGTGGGTGCAGAGGTCTGCGATGCCGCCCGTCTCAAGGAGCTGGACAAGGGGATCCAGATGGATGTGAAAGGGGGCGTTTGGTTCAAGGACGATTGCCACATGGACCCTGCCACCATGGTCACCAGCCTGCGGGCCAAGGTGAAAGCCATGGGCGCTGAATTCATGATCGGGGCCGAGGTCTCGGGGCTCTCCAAAGGGTCAAACGGAATGGTTAAGCTCGAGGGCGTGGATCTTCCTGACGACCAAGAAATCGTCCTGGCTTGTGGTGCATGGTCTGGCGAGTTGATGAAGACTATGGGGCACCGGATGCCAATGCAGGCAGGAAAAGGTTACTCGCTGACGATGAAAAACCCACGCGAGCTCCCTGAGCTTTGTTCGATTCTTTGCGAGGCAAAAGTAGCTGTCACCCCGATGGGTGGCGCATTAAGGTTCGGCGGCACGATGGAAATTTGTGGCAATGATCTCTCCGTTAATCCTCGCCGGGTGCATGGGATTGTGAAGTCGGTCAGCCACTACTTTCCTAATTTTCAAGAAAGTGATTTCGCAGGTATCGAGCCATGGGCCGGCCTGCGTCCTTGTTCTCCGGACGGCCTGCCATACATTGGTCGGGTCGCTGGTAGCGCGAACCTCACAGTGGCCAGTGGGCACTCGATGATGGGCCTGAGCATGGGGCCGGTGACCGGACAGGTGGTTGCCGAGATTCTGACCAGCAATACGCCGCCTCTGGATATTCGGAAGCTCGACCCGCTGCGCTTTAATTAG
- the hisD gene encoding histidinol dehydrogenase: protein MKVLSHKDAAYARFVKKLNRRAVPGAAGSQVEEIVSSIVSDVQKRGNAAVFEYTEKFDGLRLSAKSLFVSQEEIDEAYAAVDADVKKAVAASRRNIHAFAKRSMRKDWKAKNREGVIVGERFTPYDRVGVYVPGGKAPLVSSALMTAAFGQATGVPEILAATPAGKDGKINPALLYALVESGATEIIKVGGAQAIAAMALGTKSVLPVEKIFGPGNSFVVEAKRQLVGAVSIDLLPGPSEVLIVADKTANAQFIAADMLAQAEHGGDSVIGFATNSKALLNKVEKELEKQAAELSREKYLREVLKNGTFCLLTKSIEEAVEICNAFAPEHLSLVVENEDCWLDQIRTAGAIYVGPLAAVAVGDFLAGPSHTLPTGGSGKSFSGLRADQFQRRASIVRMDQQALQKSLPAVETFSRVEGLDAHGRSVSIRVE, encoded by the coding sequence ATGAAAGTGCTCAGCCACAAAGATGCCGCCTACGCCCGCTTTGTTAAAAAGCTTAACCGCCGTGCCGTGCCGGGTGCAGCCGGCAGTCAGGTGGAGGAAATCGTTTCCTCCATCGTCAGCGACGTTCAAAAGCGGGGCAATGCGGCCGTGTTCGAATACACGGAGAAATTTGATGGCCTGAGGCTCAGCGCGAAATCGCTTTTTGTCTCTCAGGAAGAGATTGATGAGGCCTACGCCGCCGTCGATGCTGACGTTAAAAAGGCTGTCGCCGCCAGCCGCCGCAACATCCACGCCTTCGCCAAGCGCAGCATGCGCAAGGACTGGAAAGCCAAAAACCGCGAAGGAGTCATCGTCGGCGAACGTTTCACTCCTTACGATCGCGTCGGTGTTTACGTTCCTGGCGGCAAAGCCCCTCTCGTTTCCTCTGCACTGATGACCGCCGCCTTCGGCCAGGCCACCGGGGTGCCTGAAATCCTTGCCGCCACACCTGCCGGCAAGGATGGCAAGATCAACCCCGCCCTGCTCTACGCCCTCGTGGAGTCCGGGGCCACCGAGATCATCAAGGTCGGCGGCGCTCAGGCGATTGCCGCCATGGCGCTCGGCACCAAATCAGTGCTTCCCGTCGAGAAAATCTTTGGCCCGGGCAACAGCTTTGTGGTCGAAGCCAAACGTCAATTGGTCGGGGCTGTGAGCATCGACCTCCTCCCCGGGCCAAGTGAGGTCCTCATCGTCGCCGACAAAACCGCCAACGCCCAATTCATCGCCGCCGACATGCTCGCCCAGGCTGAACACGGTGGCGACAGTGTGATCGGATTTGCCACCAACTCGAAAGCACTGCTGAACAAGGTGGAGAAGGAGCTTGAAAAGCAAGCCGCCGAACTAAGCCGCGAGAAATACCTGCGCGAAGTGCTAAAAAATGGCACCTTCTGCCTGCTCACCAAGTCGATCGAAGAAGCGGTGGAAATCTGCAACGCTTTTGCTCCGGAACACTTATCGCTGGTGGTGGAAAACGAGGACTGCTGGCTGGACCAAATCCGCACGGCAGGCGCGATCTACGTCGGCCCACTGGCGGCCGTCGCCGTCGGAGATTTCCTCGCCGGCCCGAGCCACACCCTGCCAACAGGAGGTTCCGGGAAATCATTTTCAGGCCTGCGTGCCGATCAATTCCAACGCCGTGCCAGCATCGTGCGCATGGACCAGCAAGCACTACAGAAGTCGCTGCCAGCCGTGGAAACATTCTCACGTGTCGAAGGCCTCGATGCCCACGGACGCTCGGTGAGCATCCGGGTGGAATAG
- a CDS encoding FHA domain-containing protein: MPKINISQPHKDAQAYRFDMKRMRVMIGRSSENDITIEHRSVSKGHCFIDRLKGGFVLRDNGSTNGIKLNGKREEVITLTNGMVVEIGDVPMAFTLTEEECDQLTAERFKARPEPVAAA, translated from the coding sequence ATGCCTAAAATCAATATCAGCCAGCCCCACAAAGACGCTCAAGCATACCGCTTTGACATGAAGCGCATGCGCGTGATGATCGGCCGCAGTAGTGAGAACGACATCACCATCGAACACCGCTCCGTTTCCAAGGGCCATTGTTTCATCGATCGCTTAAAAGGCGGCTTCGTGCTCCGCGACAATGGATCAACCAATGGAATCAAACTCAATGGCAAACGCGAGGAAGTCATCACCCTGACCAATGGTATGGTGGTGGAAATCGGAGACGTGCCGATGGCCTTCACCCTCACCGAGGAAGAGTGCGATCAACTCACTGCCGAGCGCTTCAAAGCACGCCCCGAGCCAGTGGCCGCCGCTTAA